A portion of the Rhodanobacter sp. AS-Z3 genome contains these proteins:
- a CDS encoding 3-hydroxyanthranilate 3,4-dioxygenase, whose protein sequence is MALLPPLNLERWIDEHRHLLKPPVGNKCIVDGDFIIMIVGGPNARTDYHYDEGPEFFYQLEGEITLKVQDDGAARDIPMRAGEMFYLPPRVPHSPNRSAGSIGLVIERRRVAGEKDGLMWFCEQCNHKLYEEYFTLDSIESDFPPVFERFYRSVDARTCDACGHVHPALQKYL, encoded by the coding sequence ATGGCCCTGCTGCCGCCCCTGAATCTTGAACGCTGGATCGACGAACACCGCCACCTGTTGAAACCGCCGGTCGGCAACAAGTGCATTGTCGATGGCGACTTCATCATCATGATCGTCGGCGGCCCGAATGCACGCACCGATTATCACTATGACGAAGGGCCCGAGTTTTTCTACCAGCTCGAAGGCGAAATCACGCTGAAGGTGCAGGACGACGGCGCAGCTCGCGACATCCCGATGCGTGCCGGCGAAATGTTCTACCTGCCGCCGCGCGTGCCGCACTCACCCAACCGTTCCGCCGGCTCGATCGGCTTGGTGATCGAGCGTCGCCGCGTGGCTGGCGAGAAGGATGGCCTGATGTGGTTCTGCGAGCAATGCAATCACAAGCTGTACGAGGAGTACTTCACCCTCGACAGCATCGAGAGTGACTTTCCGCCGGTGTTCGAACGTTTCTATCGCTCGGTGGATGCACGCACCTGTGACGCCTGCGGTCACGTCCATCCGGCGCTGCAGAAGTACCTGTAG
- a CDS encoding fasciclin domain-containing protein gives MKTHSRMRALAVGLSIALTTAAVMPMAFAGQMDSMSMQKTVMVGGAAMYPSKNIIENAVNSKDHTTLVAAVKAAGLVETLEGAGPFTVFAPTNEAFAALPAGTVDNLLKPENKATLTKILTYHVVAGKYTAHDLAKLAKANGGKAMLKTVEGDSITVAGKNGKWTVTDAKGNVANITIADVTQSNGEIFVIDKVLMP, from the coding sequence ATGAAGACTCATTCCCGCATGCGCGCCCTGGCCGTAGGCCTTTCCATCGCACTGACCACTGCAGCCGTGATGCCGATGGCCTTCGCTGGCCAGATGGACTCGATGAGCATGCAGAAGACCGTGATGGTCGGCGGTGCCGCAATGTATCCGTCGAAGAACATCATCGAGAATGCGGTGAACTCGAAGGATCACACCACGCTGGTGGCTGCGGTGAAGGCTGCCGGACTGGTCGAGACGCTCGAAGGCGCCGGTCCGTTCACCGTATTCGCCCCCACCAACGAGGCATTCGCTGCACTGCCTGCCGGTACCGTCGACAACCTGCTGAAGCCCGAAAACAAGGCCACGCTGACCAAGATCCTCACGTACCACGTGGTGGCCGGCAAATACACTGCGCACGATCTGGCCAAACTGGCCAAGGCGAATGGTGGCAAGGCGATGCTGAAGACCGTCGAAGGTGACTCGATCACCGTGGCCGGCAAGAACGGCAAGTGGACTGTCACCGACGCCAAGGGCAATGTTGCCAACATCACGATTGCCGATGTGACCCAGTCCAATGGCGAGATCTTCGTGATCGACAAGGTGCTGATGCCGTAA
- a CDS encoding N-6 DNA methylase codes for MTKHQRYSQVNQQKSAGATYTPALFAEFVADQMVRVASLPSHGTIRILDPAVGDGALLDALIKCLPVEARKRVQVLGYDTDPIAIEMASRRLQLDFPELEISLQREDFLDHVLNLAGGGDLFLAGRAQAPFDLVIANPPYVRTQIMGAQQAQQLAHSFGLTGRVDLYYPFLLGISRVLAEDGIAGVITSNRFMTTKSGQTVRRELLSRFNLVHAWDLGDTKLFDAAVLPSVLLARGTAKQHESPLDRTTFSSIYETRDPAQSEAPDALAALTADDDTVVAIPDGRHFRVRHGQLDNGGEREGIWRIATHSSDQWLATVEAHTWATFRRIGKIRVGVKSTADKVFIRSDWNSLPDGRPELLRPLITRHCARRFKASVPSKTNQIKEILYPHAVIGGMRSAVDLALYPKAASYLEQHRETLEARNYVIAAGRRWYELWVPQDPAAWSSPKLVFPDISDKPVFWMDTDGGVVNGECYWLQCEKEGEGDLLWLALAIANSTFIEAFYDHRFNNKLYAGRRRFITQYVEQFPLPNPARKEARAIAQLAQAIHAQVPSPEADRLARDLDSLVWRAFGLTVEKIPR; via the coding sequence TTGACCAAGCACCAGCGATACAGCCAGGTAAATCAGCAGAAATCCGCAGGTGCGACTTATACGCCGGCACTCTTCGCGGAATTTGTCGCTGATCAGATGGTACGGGTTGCGTCGCTCCCATCTCACGGGACTATACGTATTCTCGACCCCGCGGTCGGCGATGGAGCGTTGCTCGATGCGCTGATCAAATGCTTGCCCGTCGAAGCCCGCAAACGGGTCCAAGTGCTCGGCTACGATACAGACCCTATTGCCATCGAGATGGCGTCACGGCGGCTGCAGCTTGACTTTCCCGAATTAGAAATTTCCCTACAAAGAGAGGACTTCTTGGATCATGTCCTCAATCTCGCGGGAGGCGGCGATTTGTTTCTGGCCGGAAGAGCGCAAGCCCCTTTCGACTTGGTGATCGCCAATCCCCCATACGTTCGCACCCAAATCATGGGTGCACAACAGGCTCAGCAACTGGCGCATAGCTTTGGCCTCACCGGGAGGGTTGATCTGTATTACCCGTTCCTCCTTGGTATATCTAGGGTACTGGCCGAGGATGGTATCGCAGGCGTCATCACATCCAACAGATTCATGACTACCAAGTCGGGTCAGACGGTGCGTCGCGAATTACTGTCACGCTTCAACCTTGTGCACGCGTGGGATTTGGGCGACACCAAGCTCTTCGATGCAGCCGTTTTGCCTTCTGTATTGTTGGCCCGCGGAACGGCCAAACAGCACGAGTCGCCGCTTGATCGAACCACGTTTTCCTCGATCTATGAAACCCGCGACCCCGCCCAGTCCGAAGCACCCGACGCACTCGCGGCACTGACCGCGGACGACGATACCGTCGTGGCCATCCCGGATGGTCGCCATTTCCGCGTCCGGCATGGGCAATTGGATAACGGTGGAGAAAGGGAAGGCATCTGGCGCATTGCCACGCACAGCAGCGACCAATGGCTCGCTACCGTCGAGGCCCATACTTGGGCGACTTTCCGACGAATCGGCAAGATTCGCGTCGGCGTGAAATCCACTGCCGACAAAGTTTTCATCCGGAGCGACTGGAACAGCCTTCCGGATGGCCGACCGGAGCTGTTGCGGCCCCTAATCACACGTCACTGTGCACGACGGTTCAAGGCCAGCGTCCCGTCAAAAACAAATCAGATCAAGGAAATCCTGTATCCACATGCAGTGATCGGCGGCATGCGTTCGGCGGTGGATCTCGCTCTTTACCCAAAAGCCGCCAGTTACCTTGAACAGCATCGGGAGACGTTGGAGGCGAGAAACTACGTCATCGCTGCGGGACGCCGCTGGTACGAGTTGTGGGTCCCACAAGACCCCGCCGCTTGGTCATCGCCAAAGCTTGTATTTCCTGACATCTCCGACAAGCCCGTGTTCTGGATGGACACCGATGGCGGCGTGGTGAATGGCGAATGTTACTGGCTGCAATGCGAGAAAGAGGGCGAAGGCGACTTGCTCTGGCTTGCCCTCGCAATCGCCAACTCGACTTTCATCGAGGCGTTCTACGATCACCGTTTCAACAACAAGTTATACGCCGGCCGCCGCCGTTTCATCACGCAATACGTCGAGCAATTTCCCTTGCCCAATCCAGCGCGCAAGGAAGCCAGAGCCATCGCGCAACTGGCCCAGGCCATACATGCCCAAGTGCCCTCTCCCGAAGCCGACCGACTTGCCCGCGACCTAGATTCGCTGGTTTGGCGGGCGTTTGGACTAACGGTCGAAAAAATCCCTAGGTAA
- a CDS encoding GAD-like domain-containing protein translates to MDQEFNYFYNDQGFGPALKKQDVPKSSIEKYRGKLPDQLLQYWNEYGWCGYGNGLIWIIDPDEYAPVVDAWLEGTPFEGRDSYHAIAVSAFGELFLWGETTGLAISISSLWGMIFPGDESAAVAEGKGDLMIRGFFVGLDKDMLDESDDAEHPLFDRAVKKLGVLSAGQMYGLVPALALGGSCDLKHLEKVDAVTHLIMLAQLGERQIMQDVVADAKAAGLLDGL, encoded by the coding sequence ATGGATCAGGAATTCAACTACTTTTACAATGATCAAGGCTTTGGCCCTGCGCTCAAGAAGCAGGACGTTCCAAAATCAAGCATCGAAAAATATCGCGGTAAACTGCCTGACCAACTGCTCCAGTATTGGAATGAATACGGTTGGTGTGGTTACGGCAATGGCCTGATCTGGATTATTGATCCCGACGAATACGCTCCAGTTGTCGACGCGTGGCTGGAAGGCACACCATTTGAAGGTCGGGATAGCTATCACGCCATCGCTGTCAGTGCTTTTGGAGAGTTGTTCTTGTGGGGTGAGACGACAGGTCTCGCCATTTCCATATCGTCCTTGTGGGGCATGATATTTCCTGGTGATGAAAGTGCGGCAGTGGCGGAAGGCAAGGGTGATTTGATGATCCGCGGATTTTTTGTCGGACTTGACAAAGACATGCTTGATGAAAGCGATGATGCCGAGCATCCATTGTTTGATCGTGCTGTAAAAAAGCTCGGTGTGCTCAGCGCCGGTCAGATGTACGGACTGGTGCCAGCTCTTGCATTGGGTGGCTCTTGCGACCTGAAACATCTGGAAAAGGTGGACGCCGTAACCCACCTGATCATGCTGGCTCAATTGGGTGAGCGGCAGATCATGCAAGACGTTGTTGCTGATGCCAAGGCTGCGGGCCTGCTTGACGGGCTCTGA
- a CDS encoding amino acid permease, giving the protein MIKGLFATHSIEAMPHVDAGEPVEGSAEGEVTLKRVLTARHLIMLGIGAVIGAGIFAITGTAAAQFAGPALILSFLIAAFACGLAGMCYAEFAAMLPVSGSAYSYSYATLGEVVAWFVGWALVLEYLFAASTVAVAWSGYFGEMLRMLTSATGVNFNLPAALASAPLTFAEGGHTLVFTGALINLPAILIVAAISWLCYVGITQSATVNAIIVAIKVTVIVLFLIVMFNYVHPELWHPFIPANEGGSKFGWSGIYRGATLVFFAYIGFDAVSTAAGEAKNPQRDMPIGILGSLLICTVLYIAMAAVMTGTTPFRMLNTPEPVATAINYVLGTVAAGSGSIYLLNALKILVVFAALAGLSSVVLVMLMGQPRIFYSMARDGLLPQALGRLHPKHRTPYVGTILVGVIACVLAGLFPVDVLGDLVSMGTLLAFATVCIGVLVLRRTRPELPRAFRVPLVWLVCPLGAAACLFLFWQAFVVRWPLLVSWIVIGFLIYGFYGYRHSKLRKTAQ; this is encoded by the coding sequence ATGATAAAAGGTCTATTTGCCACTCACTCGATCGAGGCCATGCCTCACGTCGACGCAGGCGAACCTGTCGAGGGGAGCGCAGAGGGCGAGGTCACGCTGAAGCGTGTACTGACCGCTCGACACCTGATCATGCTCGGCATCGGCGCGGTGATTGGTGCAGGTATCTTTGCGATCACCGGCACCGCCGCTGCACAGTTCGCCGGCCCCGCGCTGATCCTCAGTTTCCTGATTGCCGCTTTCGCCTGCGGTCTCGCCGGCATGTGCTATGCGGAGTTCGCTGCCATGTTGCCGGTCTCCGGCAGCGCCTATTCCTATTCGTACGCCACACTCGGCGAAGTCGTGGCCTGGTTTGTCGGCTGGGCGTTGGTACTCGAATACCTGTTCGCCGCATCCACCGTGGCGGTGGCATGGTCTGGCTACTTCGGCGAGATGCTGCGCATGCTCACCTCGGCGACAGGGGTGAACTTCAACTTGCCGGCGGCGCTAGCTTCGGCCCCACTGACGTTCGCCGAAGGCGGTCACACGCTGGTCTTCACCGGAGCGTTGATCAACCTGCCCGCCATCCTCATCGTGGCGGCAATCAGCTGGCTTTGCTATGTCGGCATCACCCAGTCGGCCACCGTCAATGCGATCATCGTGGCGATCAAGGTGACGGTGATCGTGCTGTTCCTGATCGTGATGTTCAATTACGTCCACCCGGAACTCTGGCATCCCTTCATTCCCGCCAATGAGGGTGGCTCGAAGTTCGGCTGGAGCGGTATTTACCGTGGCGCAACGCTGGTGTTCTTTGCCTACATCGGCTTCGATGCCGTCTCCACCGCGGCGGGCGAAGCGAAGAATCCGCAGCGCGACATGCCAATCGGTATTCTCGGCTCCTTGTTGATCTGCACCGTGCTGTATATCGCCATGGCGGCCGTGATGACCGGCACCACGCCGTTCCGCATGCTCAATACACCTGAGCCAGTTGCCACAGCAATCAATTACGTACTCGGCACCGTCGCTGCCGGCAGTGGCTCCATCTATCTGCTGAACGCCCTGAAGATCCTGGTGGTGTTCGCCGCGCTGGCGGGCCTGAGCTCGGTGGTACTGGTGATGCTGATGGGCCAGCCGCGCATCTTCTACTCGATGGCCCGCGATGGTCTGTTGCCACAGGCACTGGGACGGCTGCATCCCAAACATCGCACCCCTTACGTCGGCACCATTCTGGTAGGCGTCATCGCCTGTGTCCTTGCCGGCCTGTTCCCGGTGGACGTGCTGGGTGACCTGGTCTCAATGGGCACCCTGCTGGCCTTTGCCACCGTGTGCATAGGCGTGCTGGTGTTGCGCCGTACACGACCGGAGTTGCCCCGCGCCTTCCGCGTGCCGTTGGTATGGCTGGTCTGCCCGCTCGGCGCGGCCGCTTGTCTGTTCCTGTTCTGGCAGGCCTTTGTGGTGCGCTGGCCGCTGCTGGTCAGCTGGATCGTGATCGGCTTCCTGATCTACGGCTTCTACGGCTACCGTCACAGCAAGCTGAGAAAGACCGCCCAGTGA
- a CDS encoding amino acid permease, whose translation MLKQLLARKTDFTNDDHGHGPSLRRTLGPWGITALGIGAVIGTGIFVVTGTAAAEHAGPAVLISFVIAAICSGFAALCYAEFATLIPISGSSYSYAYASLGEFAAWFIGWNMVAEYGISASAVAASWTGYFTSLLDHMGMHLPIALTEAPLAFTDGHLVATGHLFNLPAVGIVLALTWLCYIGIRESSGLNALMVLVKVGLIIIVVVAGYRYVNPENWHPFIPEPQGDGRYGWPGIMRGAAMVFFAYIGFEATSTAAQECKNPQRDLPFGIMVSLVICTVLYLAMAAVLTGLVPYTMLDTAEPVVTAVAAIPQLGWLRLVVEIGAMIGLSSVILVMIIAQPRIFMIMARDGMLPQVFAKVHPRYRTPHINTLITGAMIALLAAVFPLDLLANLTSMGTLIAFSAVCGGVLILRHTLPDLPRTFRVPWVWFTCLAGVGSCFALLFSLDWFNWAILGIWTLLGFAIYFLYSRKHSVLARTAGASDPR comes from the coding sequence ATGCTCAAGCAGTTGCTCGCCCGCAAGACCGACTTCACCAATGACGACCACGGTCACGGTCCAAGCCTGCGCCGCACGCTGGGACCTTGGGGCATCACTGCCCTGGGTATCGGCGCGGTCATCGGCACCGGCATCTTCGTGGTCACTGGCACGGCCGCCGCCGAACATGCCGGTCCTGCAGTACTGATTTCCTTTGTCATCGCGGCCATCTGCAGTGGATTTGCAGCGCTGTGCTATGCCGAGTTCGCCACGCTGATCCCGATCTCGGGCAGTTCCTATTCATACGCTTATGCTTCGCTGGGCGAGTTCGCGGCGTGGTTCATCGGCTGGAACATGGTCGCCGAATACGGCATCTCGGCCTCGGCTGTCGCCGCCAGCTGGACCGGCTATTTCACCAGCCTGCTCGACCATATGGGCATGCACCTGCCGATCGCGCTCACCGAAGCGCCGCTGGCCTTTACCGATGGTCACCTGGTTGCCACCGGACATCTGTTCAACCTGCCTGCCGTCGGCATCGTGCTGGCACTGACCTGGCTTTGCTACATCGGTATCCGCGAATCGTCAGGGCTCAACGCGCTGATGGTGCTGGTCAAGGTTGGCCTGATCATCATCGTGGTGGTTGCCGGCTACCGCTATGTGAACCCGGAAAACTGGCACCCGTTCATCCCGGAGCCGCAGGGTGATGGCAGGTACGGCTGGCCCGGCATCATGCGCGGCGCCGCGATGGTGTTCTTTGCCTATATCGGCTTCGAGGCCACCTCGACAGCGGCACAGGAATGCAAGAACCCGCAGCGCGACTTGCCTTTCGGCATCATGGTCTCGTTGGTAATTTGCACCGTGCTTTACCTGGCCATGGCCGCCGTACTGACCGGCCTTGTGCCGTATACGATGCTGGATACGGCCGAACCCGTGGTCACTGCCGTGGCTGCCATTCCCCAGCTCGGCTGGCTGCGCCTGGTCGTGGAGATCGGCGCAATGATCGGGCTGTCGTCGGTGATCCTGGTGATGATCATTGCGCAACCGCGCATTTTCATGATCATGGCGCGCGACGGCATGCTGCCGCAGGTGTTTGCCAAAGTGCATCCGCGCTACCGCACGCCGCACATCAACACGTTGATCACCGGCGCGATGATCGCCCTGCTCGCCGCCGTGTTCCCGCTCGACCTGCTCGCAAATCTCACCTCGATGGGTACCTTGATCGCCTTCTCGGCGGTGTGCGGCGGCGTGCTGATTTTGCGGCACACCTTGCCTGATTTGCCGCGTACGTTCCGCGTGCCGTGGGTGTGGTTCACCTGTCTGGCCGGCGTGGGCAGCTGTTTTGCCCTGCTCTTCAGTCTGGACTGGTTCAACTGGGCCATCCTGGGTATCTGGACGCTGCTGGGCTTTGCCATCTACTTTCTGTACAGCCGCAAGCACAGTGTGCTGGCACGGACTGCCGGCGCATCTGACCCGCGTTGA
- the parE gene encoding DNA topoisomerase IV subunit B, which yields MSSRYNAADIEVLSGLDPVKRRPGMYTDTSRPNHLVQEVVDNSVDEALAGHASSIEVILHTDGSVSVSDDGRGMPVDIHPEEGVSGVELIMTRLHAGGKFSGKNYSFSGGLHGVGVSVVNALSDRVEVNIRRDGSEYAMAFEHGDMVSPLEVIGTVGKKRTGTTLHFWPEAKYFDSPKISLGKLKHLLRAKAVLCAGLNMKLTDEASGEIIEWHYEDGLRDYLRGELEGNEALPNDLFVHQMARNAEGMEVALAWLPEGELVQESYVNLIPTAQGGTHVNGLRTGLTTAVREFCDIRNLLPRGVKLAPEDVWERIAFVLSARLEDPQFAGQTKERLSSRHAAGLIENVIHDAFSLWLNQNVDTGERIAQLAIERASARLKAAKQIVRKKITQGPQLPGKLADCTATDLSRTELFLVEGDSAGGSAKQARDKEFQAILPLRGKILNTWEVESTSVLASEEVHNLAVAIGCDPGKDDLSGLRYGKVVILADADSDGLHIATLLSALFLKHFPKLVREGHVFVAMPPLFRVDVGKQVFYCLDEGEKESMLQRIEREKMKGAVSTTRFKGLGEMNPPQLRESTIHPDTRRLVQLTIGDEDDGTNKLMDMLLAKKRAGDRKAWLEEKGDLATLEV from the coding sequence ATGAGCAGTCGCTACAACGCCGCCGATATTGAAGTCCTGTCCGGCCTGGACCCGGTCAAACGCCGCCCGGGCATGTATACCGACACCAGCCGACCGAACCATCTGGTGCAGGAAGTGGTGGACAACTCGGTGGACGAGGCGCTGGCCGGTCACGCCAGTTCGATCGAAGTGATTCTGCATACCGATGGCTCGGTGTCCGTAAGCGATGACGGCCGTGGCATGCCGGTGGACATCCACCCGGAGGAAGGCGTCTCTGGCGTCGAGCTGATCATGACCCGGCTGCACGCAGGCGGTAAATTCAGCGGCAAGAACTACAGTTTCTCCGGTGGTCTGCATGGCGTCGGCGTGTCGGTAGTCAACGCGTTGTCCGATCGCGTCGAAGTGAACATTCGTCGCGACGGTTCCGAATACGCGATGGCGTTCGAGCATGGCGACATGGTCAGCCCGCTGGAAGTGATCGGCACGGTCGGCAAGAAGCGCACCGGCACCACCTTGCACTTCTGGCCCGAAGCGAAGTATTTCGACTCACCCAAGATATCGCTGGGCAAGCTGAAGCATTTGCTACGCGCCAAGGCCGTGTTGTGCGCTGGCCTCAACATGAAGCTCACCGACGAAGCCAGCGGCGAAATCATCGAGTGGCATTACGAAGATGGCCTGCGCGATTATCTGCGTGGCGAGCTCGAGGGCAACGAAGCGTTGCCGAATGATTTGTTCGTGCACCAGATGGCGCGCAACGCCGAAGGCATGGAAGTGGCGCTGGCCTGGTTGCCCGAAGGCGAACTGGTGCAGGAAAGCTACGTCAACCTGATCCCCACCGCGCAAGGTGGCACCCACGTCAACGGCTTGCGCACCGGTCTGACTACCGCCGTCCGCGAGTTCTGCGACATCCGCAACTTGTTGCCGCGCGGCGTGAAGCTGGCGCCGGAAGACGTGTGGGAGCGCATCGCCTTCGTGTTGTCCGCACGGCTGGAAGATCCGCAATTCGCCGGCCAGACCAAGGAGCGCTTGTCTTCGCGCCATGCGGCCGGACTGATCGAAAACGTCATCCACGATGCCTTCAGTCTGTGGCTGAACCAGAACGTGGATACCGGCGAACGCATTGCCCAGCTTGCCATCGAGCGCGCCAGTGCGCGCCTGAAGGCCGCCAAGCAGATCGTACGCAAGAAGATTACCCAGGGCCCGCAGTTGCCAGGCAAGCTGGCCGACTGCACCGCCACCGATCTGAGCCGCACTGAATTGTTTCTGGTCGAGGGCGACTCCGCTGGCGGTAGCGCCAAGCAGGCACGCGACAAGGAGTTTCAGGCGATCCTGCCGTTGCGCGGCAAGATCCTCAATACCTGGGAAGTGGAATCCACGTCGGTGCTGGCCTCGGAAGAAGTGCACAACCTTGCTGTCGCGATCGGCTGTGATCCGGGCAAGGACGATTTGTCCGGCCTGCGCTACGGCAAGGTGGTGATCCTGGCGGATGCAGACTCCGATGGCCTGCACATCGCCACCCTGCTGTCTGCCTTGTTCCTGAAGCACTTCCCCAAGTTGGTCCGCGAAGGCCACGTATTTGTGGCGATGCCGCCGCTGTTCCGCGTTGACGTGGGCAAGCAGGTTTTCTATTGCCTCGACGAAGGCGAAAAGGAATCCATGCTGCAGCGGATCGAGCGAGAGAAGATGAAGGGCGCGGTCAGCACCACCCGCTTCAAGGGTCTGGGCGAAATGAACCCGCCGCAATTGCGCGAGTCCACCATCCATCCGGATACGCGCCGACTGGTGCAATTGACCATCGGTGACGAGGACGATGGCACCAACAAGTTGATGGACATGCTGCTGGCCAAGAAGCGTGCCGGCGACCGCAAGGCCTGGCTGGAAGAGAAAGGCGACCTCGCCACGCTCGAGGTCTGA
- a CDS encoding NUDIX hydrolase yields MQQPAIIVFDALQRYRDQWQGESAVVAQFEAFLHAHPNGFDRGNLFGHFTGSAWLLSADGLRVLLMHHRKLGRWLQPGGHADGDRDLARVALREAAEETGLTSLCIEQDIFDLDRHRILARGNEPEHWHYDVRYVVRAGADESFVVNAEAHALAWRSVVDVAEDETLDPSLQRMARKWLARMQGHVRA; encoded by the coding sequence ATGCAACAGCCCGCCATCATCGTGTTCGATGCACTCCAGCGATACCGTGACCAATGGCAGGGGGAATCAGCCGTGGTCGCGCAGTTCGAAGCATTTCTGCACGCGCACCCGAATGGATTTGATCGCGGCAATCTGTTCGGCCACTTCACCGGCTCCGCCTGGCTGCTGAGTGCCGACGGCCTGCGAGTGCTGCTCATGCACCATCGCAAGCTGGGGCGTTGGTTGCAACCAGGTGGCCATGCGGATGGCGACCGGGATCTTGCACGGGTGGCCTTGCGCGAGGCGGCAGAAGAGACCGGTCTGACCAGTCTGTGCATCGAGCAGGACATCTTTGATCTGGACAGGCACCGCATCCTTGCGCGCGGGAACGAGCCGGAGCACTGGCACTACGATGTGCGTTACGTGGTGCGTGCGGGCGCGGACGAATCGTTCGTGGTCAATGCCGAGGCGCATGCGCTGGCATGGCGATCGGTGGTCGATGTGGCCGAAGACGAGACGCTTGATCCGTCACTGCAGCGGATGGCCCGGAAGTGGCTGGCCCGCATGCAGGGGCACGTTCGCGCGTGA
- a CDS encoding helix-turn-helix transcriptional regulator: protein MPREPSPSLLAILAENVRSFRKQHGYSQEQLADLCELHRTYIGSVEREERNVSLSTIEVLAEALGVSVPELLTQGVGRERGKVS, encoded by the coding sequence ATGCCAAGAGAGCCAAGTCCCTCACTTCTAGCCATCCTTGCTGAAAACGTTCGGTCGTTTCGTAAACAGCATGGTTACTCGCAAGAGCAGTTGGCTGATCTATGTGAGCTTCATCGAACGTATATCGGGTCGGTGGAGCGCGAGGAACGCAATGTCTCATTGAGCACGATCGAGGTCCTCGCTGAGGCTCTCGGGGTCAGCGTCCCGGAATTGCTGACCCAGGGAGTAGGACGTGAGCGAGGAAAAGTATCCTGA
- a CDS encoding polymorphic toxin type 15 domain-containing protein produces the protein MNAFGKQDSSSGRSELEWIGVGEAWLAAAPAPSPQAQPQINRFAITHAASLLARGHVAMFVLLLMAIVAYVSKGRGSMRELAEKASHGRLGRKFGEWLLKNEAKLKADPRLRPVEPVRSTTAPKANEAPGASRPRPRQETKAAPESKAPPTMARKKVPCFKAQKLPPGKFAEMDRQLLAQQGGLNKMTVQDYLDGRARYAVDKRKGAGAAALKARKKYQARMERLLTAAHVQAGTNPRTAKILAQEAAADHFKTQDALHNPDMVAGGRSTAIDGMGDSPANRTIGRQWNKGAFEGMTRVKHMDDAALKVPVAERSSTLMNVDLHRCK, from the coding sequence ATGAATGCATTTGGCAAACAAGATTCGAGCAGCGGTAGAAGCGAGCTCGAGTGGATCGGTGTTGGCGAAGCGTGGCTGGCGGCGGCTCCTGCACCCTCGCCGCAAGCTCAGCCACAAATCAACCGCTTCGCCATCACGCATGCGGCCAGTTTGCTCGCGCGCGGCCACGTGGCCATGTTTGTCCTGTTGCTGATGGCCATCGTCGCCTATGTCAGCAAGGGCCGTGGAAGCATGCGTGAGCTCGCCGAGAAGGCCAGCCATGGCCGGTTGGGACGGAAGTTTGGCGAATGGCTGCTGAAAAATGAGGCGAAGCTCAAAGCCGATCCGAGACTGCGGCCGGTGGAGCCTGTGCGGAGCACCACTGCTCCAAAAGCAAACGAGGCGCCCGGAGCATCACGTCCACGCCCTCGCCAGGAGACCAAGGCGGCACCGGAATCAAAAGCGCCACCGACCATGGCACGCAAGAAAGTCCCCTGTTTCAAGGCACAGAAGCTGCCACCCGGAAAGTTCGCGGAGATGGATCGGCAACTTCTCGCGCAACAAGGCGGCTTGAACAAGATGACCGTCCAGGACTATCTGGATGGGCGCGCACGTTATGCTGTGGATAAGCGCAAGGGGGCAGGCGCGGCAGCGCTTAAGGCACGTAAAAAGTATCAGGCGCGAATGGAGCGCTTGCTGACGGCCGCCCATGTGCAAGCGGGTACCAATCCTCGTACCGCAAAAATCCTGGCTCAGGAAGCAGCGGCTGATCACTTCAAGACACAGGATGCACTACACAACCCGGACATGGTGGCTGGAGGGAGATCGACTGCGATTGACGGAATGGGTGACTCCCCGGCGAACAGGACGATCGGTAGGCAATGGAACAAGGGGGCATTCGAAGGAATGACCCGTGTGAAACATATGGATGACGCGGCGCTGAAGGTGCCGGTGGCGGAAAGAAGCAGCACCTTGATGAATGTAGATTTGCATCGTTGCAAGTGA